A single region of the Thermodesulfobacteriota bacterium genome encodes:
- a CDS encoding heavy metal translocating P-type ATPase: MKVIFASTQIRKDPVCGMDVDPKSAAGSYEYEGKPYFFCSHHCLKKFESDPGKYIADESAPSRKSLPREKSANQTADAVEIYICPMDPEVKETKPGSCPKCGMSLEPLTPISKTATKVQYTCPMHPEIVRDEPGSCPICGMALEPRIITLEEENKELTDMTRRFWVSLVLSIPILFLTMSEMIPGQPVQKVFSMRILNWIQFVLATPVVLWGGWPFFERGWASVINRYLNMFTLIAIGTGTAYLYSVVATLLPGIFPDSFRGPSGEVAIYFEAAAVITTLVLLGQVLELRARSQTSSAIKALLGLAPKSAIILREDGTEEEISLDKIKPGDRLRVRPGEKVPIDGTILEGESFIDESMVTGEPTPVQKKNGDKVIGGTINGTGGFVMKAERVGSDTLLARIVQMVSEAQRSRAPIQRLADVVSSYFVPAVIIIAMLTFIVWSLVGPEPRLAHAIINAVAVLIIACPCALGLATPMSIMVGTGRGATAGVLIKNAEALEIMEKVDTIVVDKTGTLTEGKPRLTRAESLSELDESELLQLAASVERGSEHPLAVAIVAAAKERNLILSEAHEFQSITGKGVLGKVNGRVIAVGNSKLLEQLQIDASKLQEKAEVLRKDGETVMFIAIDKKAAGLLAVSDPIKETTPEAIESLHREGIRIVMLTGDNKTTAEAVARKLGIDEVEANVLPEQKGEVVKRLQSEGRIVAMAGDGINDAPALAQAQVGIAMGTGTDVAIESAGITLVKGDLRGIARARRLSRATMRNIRQNLFFAFIYNTLGVPIAAGLLYPVFGLLLSPMIAAAAMTFSSVSVIANALRLRNVKL; this comes from the coding sequence ATGAAGGTAATTTTCGCAAGTACCCAGATCAGGAAAGACCCGGTGTGCGGAATGGACGTAGACCCGAAGTCAGCCGCAGGTTCCTATGAGTATGAGGGAAAACCCTACTTCTTTTGCAGCCACCATTGCCTGAAAAAATTTGAATCTGACCCCGGTAAGTATATTGCCGACGAATCTGCCCCCTCTAGGAAATCATTACCTCGGGAGAAATCAGCAAATCAAACAGCGGATGCCGTTGAAATCTACATCTGTCCTATGGACCCGGAGGTTAAGGAGACGAAACCGGGTTCTTGCCCAAAATGCGGCATGTCCCTTGAACCGCTAACCCCCATAAGCAAAACAGCGACAAAAGTACAATACACCTGTCCTATGCACCCGGAGATTGTTCGCGATGAGCCTGGCTCCTGCCCCATCTGTGGTATGGCGCTTGAACCTAGGATAATCACATTAGAAGAGGAAAACAAAGAACTCACAGATATGACCAGGAGGTTCTGGGTCAGCCTAGTTCTGTCGATTCCAATCCTGTTTCTTACCATGTCCGAGATGATTCCCGGGCAGCCAGTGCAAAAGGTCTTCTCCATGCGAATCCTAAACTGGATTCAGTTTGTGCTGGCCACACCGGTAGTGCTGTGGGGGGGATGGCCCTTCTTTGAGCGCGGATGGGCATCCGTTATCAATCGTTACCTGAACATGTTCACTCTTATAGCCATCGGAACCGGCACTGCCTACCTTTACAGCGTAGTGGCGACGTTATTACCCGGAATTTTCCCAGACTCTTTTCGCGGACCTAGCGGTGAGGTAGCTATATATTTTGAGGCCGCCGCAGTCATTACTACCCTGGTGCTATTGGGACAAGTGCTCGAGCTTCGTGCCCGTAGTCAAACCAGTAGCGCCATCAAAGCATTATTAGGGCTTGCACCCAAGTCGGCGATAATACTTCGTGAAGACGGAACGGAGGAGGAAATCTCATTAGATAAAATTAAACCCGGCGACCGCCTACGAGTACGCCCCGGAGAGAAGGTTCCGATTGACGGCACAATCCTAGAAGGAGAAAGCTTCATCGATGAATCCATGGTCACAGGCGAGCCGACCCCCGTTCAGAAGAAAAATGGGGATAAGGTCATAGGGGGCACTATTAATGGTACCGGCGGCTTTGTAATGAAAGCGGAGAGGGTGGGAAGCGACACTCTATTAGCCCGGATAGTGCAAATGGTTAGTGAAGCTCAACGAAGCCGTGCTCCTATCCAACGTCTAGCCGACGTTGTATCTTCATACTTCGTCCCGGCGGTGATAATAATCGCCATGCTAACCTTCATCGTATGGAGTCTCGTCGGGCCTGAGCCCCGCCTAGCCCATGCCATAATCAATGCCGTGGCCGTACTCATAATCGCCTGTCCCTGCGCATTGGGGCTTGCTACCCCTATGTCCATAATGGTGGGAACGGGGCGCGGGGCGACGGCCGGTGTTCTCATCAAGAACGCAGAAGCTCTTGAAATTATGGAGAAGGTTGACACTATCGTCGTCGATAAGACCGGTACCCTAACCGAAGGCAAGCCGCGGCTTACCAGGGCAGAATCGCTATCAGAGCTAGATGAGTCAGAGCTACTTCAACTTGCGGCGAGCGTCGAACGAGGAAGTGAGCACCCTCTGGCTGTAGCCATAGTAGCGGCGGCTAAGGAAAGAAATCTGATATTGTCCGAAGCTCACGAGTTCCAGTCAATTACCGGGAAGGGTGTCCTTGGAAAAGTAAACGGCCGGGTGATTGCCGTTGGAAACAGTAAGCTACTTGAGCAACTGCAGATTGATGCAAGTAAGCTACAAGAAAAAGCGGAAGTTTTGCGTAAAGATGGCGAGACGGTGATGTTTATCGCTATTGACAAAAAGGCAGCCGGGTTACTCGCCGTTTCTGACCCGATTAAGGAGACCACCCCAGAAGCCATAGAGTCTCTACACAGGGAGGGTATACGCATAGTAATGCTGACCGGAGACAATAAAACTACTGCGGAGGCAGTGGCCAGGAAGCTGGGGATTGACGAGGTAGAAGCGAATGTCCTTCCTGAGCAAAAAGGCGAAGTGGTCAAGCGGCTTCAGTCCGAAGGTCGAATTGTAGCCATGGCTGGTGACGGCATTAACGATGCTCCCGCCCTTGCTCAAGCCCAGGTAGGTATAGCCATGGGAACCGGTACGGACGTGGCCATAGAGAGCGCTGGTATAACCTTAGTGAAGGGCGATTTGCGTGGCATTGCTCGGGCCAGGCGGCTCAGTCGAGCCACCATGCGCAACATACGGCAGAATCTCTTCTTCGCTTTCATCTACAATACGCTTGGTGTCCCCATCGCTGCTGGCCTACTCTACCCGGTGTTTGGATTGTTATTAAGCCCTATGATTGCCGCTGCGGCGATGACTTTCAGCTCTGTCTCAGTTATCGCCAATGCCCTCAGGCTTCGCAATGTTAAACTATAG
- a CDS encoding transporter has product MNRLFIIYLLSVLALGLNGSLVQAIDHSNLDEGRPLRVEDPYPIAYRELALEAGVGFSINRRSDDSFLSSVELLYGAYPNLQVGIGTSLSTEPDNEQAKFGDIELEALYNFNQETLRIPALGVKLEFTIPSGVDSPGTAAKIKGLMTKSYGRLSTHINAGYQYLNGDRDGKRDNRLEFILGASYPVGAPQYTRLTIIGDVFTDLSVQRDDSSIVGTEFGFRYQLTQRTVWDAGAGTEFAGESERSLFYFTTGISVGF; this is encoded by the coding sequence ATGAACCGCTTGTTCATCATATATCTGCTATCCGTCTTAGCTCTTGGATTAAATGGTTCCCTCGTACAAGCAATAGACCACAGCAACTTGGACGAAGGACGGCCGTTACGCGTGGAAGACCCTTACCCTATTGCATACCGAGAATTAGCGCTCGAAGCCGGAGTGGGATTTAGTATAAACCGCCGTAGCGACGACAGCTTTCTTTCCTCCGTTGAACTTCTTTACGGCGCTTACCCCAACCTTCAGGTAGGTATTGGTACAAGTCTTTCTACCGAACCTGACAACGAGCAAGCCAAATTCGGCGATATCGAACTGGAGGCCCTCTACAACTTCAATCAGGAGACTCTCCGAATTCCGGCCCTGGGTGTAAAGCTAGAGTTCACTATCCCCTCCGGAGTTGATTCGCCCGGAACCGCGGCAAAAATCAAGGGACTTATGACAAAATCTTACGGCCGCCTTAGCACCCACATCAATGCCGGTTATCAGTATCTTAACGGGGATAGAGATGGAAAGAGAGACAACCGTCTCGAATTCATACTAGGAGCCAGTTATCCGGTAGGTGCACCCCAGTATACACGGCTGACCATCATAGGAGATGTCTTTACCGACCTATCCGTCCAGCGTGATGACTCGAGTATTGTTGGCACAGAATTCGGTTTCCGTTATCAATTGACCCAAAGAACCGTATGGGATGCCGGAGCGGGAACGGAGTTCGCCGGTGAATCCGAGCGTTCGTTATTTTACTTCACAACCGGTATATCTGTTGGGTTCTAG
- a CDS encoding cytochrome c, with amino-acid sequence MRILGILIAIVILLIAASLVFIYSGVYNVAATEPHIKPVEWVLNMTLAKSVSRHAKGIVAPPLTDDSIVQTGFVHYKEMCVTCHGAPGVSPSELAKGLNPEPPELVEELEEGEWWSTEQLFWITKYGIKMTGMPAFGPTHSDEEIWAIVAFLKRLPDLSPEEYRAMEEATKDKQHEHGHSHEHGQMHEQKDNEKKRETHIHEDGSKHSH; translated from the coding sequence ATGAGAATCTTAGGCATACTCATAGCGATAGTCATTTTATTAATAGCCGCATCCCTGGTTTTTATATACTCCGGTGTTTACAACGTCGCTGCCACGGAACCTCATATCAAACCCGTCGAGTGGGTGCTTAATATGACATTGGCAAAATCGGTCAGCCGTCACGCAAAAGGAATCGTGGCACCTCCACTTACGGATGATTCGATTGTGCAGACAGGCTTTGTCCATTACAAAGAAATGTGCGTTACCTGCCACGGCGCACCTGGTGTTTCCCCTTCCGAGCTAGCTAAGGGACTCAACCCGGAACCGCCTGAACTGGTAGAAGAACTGGAGGAGGGCGAATGGTGGAGCACCGAGCAGTTGTTCTGGATTACAAAATACGGAATCAAGATGACCGGCATGCCCGCCTTTGGTCCTACACACAGCGATGAGGAAATATGGGCAATCGTGGCATTCCTGAAGCGCTTGCCTGATTTGTCTCCGGAAGAGTATCGAGCTATGGAGGAAGCAACCAAGGATAAACAACATGAGCACGGCCACAGTCATGAACATGGACAAATGCATGAACAAAAAGACAATGAGAAAAAAAGGGAAACTCACATTCACGAGGACGGCAGCAAACATAGCCATTAA
- a CDS encoding TlpA disulfide reductase family protein, giving the protein MKILSTITKLAIFAGIVMLLGLFGYALFGNREFLKPSPLVGSEAPEFTLDLFDGGQLKLSDLRGKAVLLNFWASWCAPCRDEAPALEASWIKHKDKNVVFIGVNVWDDKDMALQYIQKFGGGYVNGVDPKGEIAVEYGIAGVPETYFIDPSGKIVDKYTGILTEQSIDYFLERALSSPRADRTISDDIPVEIK; this is encoded by the coding sequence ATGAAGATATTGAGCACTATAACCAAATTAGCCATCTTCGCCGGGATAGTAATGCTTCTGGGCCTTTTTGGCTATGCCCTTTTTGGAAACAGAGAGTTTCTGAAACCCTCGCCGCTGGTAGGTTCAGAGGCGCCTGAGTTTACCCTCGATCTCTTTGACGGTGGCCAACTAAAGCTCTCCGACCTGAGAGGAAAGGCCGTACTCTTGAATTTCTGGGCTTCCTGGTGTGCTCCCTGCCGGGATGAAGCACCGGCGCTGGAGGCATCCTGGATAAAACATAAAGATAAGAATGTCGTCTTTATAGGGGTGAACGTATGGGACGACAAAGACATGGCACTTCAGTATATCCAAAAATTTGGTGGGGGGTATGTGAATGGGGTCGACCCAAAGGGTGAAATAGCCGTGGAATACGGAATAGCCGGAGTTCCAGAAACCTACTTTATAGACCCGTCGGGTAAAATAGTAGATAAGTACACCGGGATCCTCACAGAGCAAAGCATTGATTATTTTCTGGAAAGGGCGCTTTCATCCCCGCGGGCCGACCGCACAATCAGCGATGATATACCGGTTGAAATAAAATGA
- a CDS encoding cytochrome c-type biogenesis protein, whose translation MTKRKKLFMRVIAITFLIAVILPTANSAGDNIDDQVREISYLLMCPVCQGQTVEESNSQLAKDMRTIIRKKLEEGQSKEEIIAYFVDKYGETILGAPPAKGSNWILWLFPAFALVIGAFGLGIFLYRSKGKESGNVRENSKKALMNVENKYLEKIDQELTKLEP comes from the coding sequence ATGACTAAAAGAAAAAAACTATTCATGAGGGTCATCGCCATAACTTTTTTAATAGCAGTCATATTGCCGACGGCCAACTCCGCAGGAGACAATATCGACGACCAGGTGAGGGAGATTTCATATCTTCTGATGTGTCCGGTCTGTCAGGGACAGACGGTTGAGGAATCCAACTCTCAACTGGCCAAAGACATGAGGACCATTATCAGAAAAAAATTAGAAGAGGGACAATCAAAAGAAGAGATAATCGCCTATTTTGTGGATAAATACGGTGAGACCATCCTCGGCGCTCCCCCGGCAAAGGGTAGCAATTGGATATTATGGCTCTTTCCAGCTTTTGCCCTGGTAATAGGGGCATTTGGCCTGGGGATATTCTTATATAGGTCGAAAGGTAAAGAATCGGGGAACGTCCGAGAGAACTCAAAGAAGGCATTAATGAACGTCGAGAATAAATATCTAGAGAAGATAGACCAGGAACTGACCAAGCTCGAACCTTGA
- a CDS encoding zf-HC2 domain-containing protein, translating into MALCKDVVENIMEYVDAELDDKTLEELEKHLHECPECQAFVRTYKRMLELTGKLKERTFVSADVRKRLKDFLKSQLKS; encoded by the coding sequence ATGGCGTTATGTAAAGATGTGGTCGAGAACATAATGGAGTATGTAGACGCGGAACTGGATGATAAGACGCTCGAGGAGCTGGAGAAGCATCTCCATGAGTGTCCGGAGTGTCAGGCCTTCGTCAGGACATATAAAAGGATGCTGGAGCTTACCGGAAAGCTAAAGGAAAGAACCTTTGTCAGTGCCGATGTGAGGAAAAGATTGAAAGACTTTCTGAAGTCACAGCTCAAGTCATGA
- a CDS encoding sigma-70 family RNA polymerase sigma factor, with translation MADASFLHRIISSLRGEKGYKSDEELIGLFVGQRDIGAYEEILKRYQDKIYGLALRITRNPTDAEDILQEVFLTLTKKIDTFRGESKFSSWLYRIAVNASYMHLRAEKKHEADVSLEGYAPYDEKGTLMGRIASKDWTDRPDKVLFSKEAIDMIDKAVNQLPESYRVVFHLRDVEGLSNEEVAEILGLSIPAIKSRLHRGRLFLRDKLSDYFYEWSGGK, from the coding sequence GTGGCAGATGCTAGCTTCCTGCACAGGATTATAAGCTCGCTGCGGGGAGAGAAGGGGTATAAGTCCGACGAAGAATTGATAGGTCTCTTCGTTGGCCAACGGGATATAGGTGCTTATGAAGAAATCTTAAAACGATACCAGGACAAAATTTACGGATTGGCCCTCAGGATTACCCGCAACCCAACCGATGCAGAAGACATCCTACAAGAGGTATTTCTGACACTTACAAAAAAAATTGATACGTTCAGGGGAGAGTCTAAATTCTCGAGCTGGCTCTACCGGATTGCGGTTAACGCTAGCTATATGCACCTTAGGGCTGAGAAGAAGCACGAAGCTGATGTCAGTCTTGAAGGTTACGCGCCTTATGACGAGAAAGGAACCCTCATGGGTAGAATTGCATCAAAGGATTGGACTGACCGGCCGGACAAAGTGCTTTTTAGTAAAGAAGCAATAGATATGATAGATAAGGCGGTCAACCAGCTCCCTGAATCCTACAGGGTAGTCTTTCACCTGAGGGATGTGGAAGGGTTGTCTAATGAGGAGGTGGCGGAGATACTGGGGCTTTCCATTCCGGCAATAAAGTCCAGACTTCACCGGGGAAGACTCTTTTTGAGGGATAAGCTTTCAGACTATTTTTACGAATGGAGTGGAGGAAAGTGA
- a CDS encoding magnesium chelatase, with the protein MFQKPRTIGELKASEYKVLSVKEEMRKNLIDKLRRGEPRFPGIIGYEETVIPQIETAILAGHDMILIGERGQAKTRLIRLLASLLDEEIPVIKGSEINDNPYAPVSKKCRELVKEFGDDTEITWIRRDERYGEKLATPDVSIADLIGEVDPIKVAEGRYLSDELTIHFGLIPRSNRGIFAINELPDLVEKVQVGLFNIMEEKDIQIKGYKIRLPLDMCIVATANPEDYTNRGRIITPLKDRFQSQIKTHYPPTQSDEIRIMEQEARTLRREGYTIKVPNFIKQIIAEITFQARGSNEINQRSGVSVRTTIANYESIIAAAEKRGIQMGEREVAPRITDFNALLPSTIGKIELEYLGEDTSEVTVVEKLIKRSVKIVMDSYFPSLNVFSELLESFEHGYVEVSDTMSSEEYLVGVKEIKGLKKCIDTLQVEQTPAQIASAIEFILEGLHLSNKLNKEKVQGKIIYK; encoded by the coding sequence ATGTTCCAAAAACCGAGGACGATCGGAGAATTAAAGGCAAGCGAGTACAAGGTGCTATCGGTAAAAGAGGAAATGAGAAAGAACCTCATCGACAAGCTTCGACGAGGCGAGCCAAGGTTCCCGGGCATAATAGGCTACGAAGAAACGGTGATCCCGCAAATTGAAACCGCTATCCTTGCCGGACACGATATGATCCTCATCGGAGAAAGAGGACAAGCCAAGACCAGGTTAATCCGGCTGCTAGCCAGCTTGCTCGACGAAGAGATTCCGGTTATCAAGGGCAGTGAGATAAACGATAACCCCTATGCCCCGGTATCCAAAAAATGCCGTGAACTGGTCAAGGAATTCGGCGACGATACCGAAATCACCTGGATAAGAAGGGATGAAAGGTACGGGGAAAAACTAGCCACCCCAGATGTCTCTATCGCCGACCTGATAGGCGAGGTTGACCCGATAAAGGTGGCCGAGGGTAGATACCTTTCTGACGAGCTTACCATACACTTCGGACTCATTCCCAGGAGCAATAGAGGCATATTTGCCATAAACGAACTGCCCGACCTGGTAGAGAAGGTCCAGGTGGGGCTTTTCAACATAATGGAGGAAAAGGACATTCAAATCAAAGGATATAAAATAAGGCTCCCGCTGGATATGTGCATAGTGGCCACCGCAAACCCGGAAGACTATACGAACAGGGGAAGAATAATAACGCCCCTCAAAGACCGGTTCCAGTCTCAGATTAAAACTCACTACCCCCCGACCCAGAGCGATGAGATACGCATAATGGAACAAGAGGCTCGCACTTTGAGAAGAGAGGGATACACAATAAAGGTGCCTAACTTCATCAAACAAATAATTGCCGAAATAACCTTCCAGGCCAGAGGGTCGAATGAAATAAATCAACGCTCCGGGGTAAGCGTTAGGACAACCATCGCTAATTATGAGAGTATAATCGCCGCAGCCGAAAAAAGGGGTATTCAGATGGGGGAACGTGAAGTTGCTCCCCGGATTACCGATTTTAATGCTCTCCTGCCCTCTACCATTGGCAAGATAGAGCTGGAGTATCTGGGCGAAGATACATCCGAGGTAACGGTAGTGGAAAAACTGATCAAAAGATCGGTCAAGATAGTAATGGACTCCTATTTCCCATCCTTGAACGTATTCTCGGAACTTCTGGAGAGCTTTGAACATGGTTATGTCGAGGTATCGGATACGATGTCATCCGAGGAGTATCTGGTAGGAGTGAAAGAAATCAAGGGGCTAAAAAAATGCATAGATACTCTTCAGGTCGAGCAAACTCCGGCCCAAATAGCCTCGGCCATTGAATTCATCCTAGAGGGTCTTCACCTTAGCAACAAACTAAACAAGGAAAAGGTACAGGGGAAAATCATATACAAATGA
- a CDS encoding VWA domain-containing protein, translated as MTTTYRYLKWNGAQNEFKLDIEDFFKEFSNFLMEGWTPDEAFEWIMKQGIRGAKIKVMGIDALRSELAKYKEKKFQSHNLKESLSGIRKELTEIVEKEIDTLKNTLSVISSDYQKRKNFLKNLPDKLSSAIEALSSYDFVDSEAKNRLEKLKKQLENIKKIENFINRFGERFKGKNPLNFDETLDLIHEFEEIETLEHGLMSGTFEELSLDDFQEILSEEGYKSILVLRNIKSSLEQTGLVKIRGHYTELTPKGIRKVGEIALRDIFSSLKKHQFGGHETRQRGFGAIKPENVKEYEFGDPFNLNVVGTLKNSLVRQTRGSPIKVHPEDFEVFDMEYHTQSTSALLLDLSWSMSFQGRFPAAKRVALALDHLIRTQFPRDNLYIVGFSTRARTLTTEQLTTITWDSNDPFTNIQEALILASRMLSRHKTPNKQVILITDGQPTAYFLDGYLQVELPMFFGGLSPRATFETLKEVKRLTRKQITINTFMLDDSSSLRRFVDEMTRINRGRAFFTTPSQLGKYLLVDYLKRKKKML; from the coding sequence ATGACCACTACATATAGATACCTAAAATGGAATGGGGCACAGAACGAGTTCAAACTGGATATCGAGGACTTCTTCAAGGAATTTTCCAACTTCCTCATGGAGGGATGGACCCCTGATGAAGCGTTTGAATGGATCATGAAGCAGGGGATCCGCGGAGCAAAAATAAAGGTTATGGGAATCGATGCCCTTCGCTCCGAGCTGGCAAAATATAAGGAAAAAAAGTTTCAGTCCCATAACCTTAAGGAATCCCTATCCGGTATAAGAAAAGAGCTAACCGAGATTGTAGAAAAAGAGATAGACACCTTGAAAAACACCCTCTCGGTGATATCTTCCGATTATCAAAAGCGAAAAAACTTTCTTAAAAACCTTCCCGATAAGTTGAGCTCGGCCATTGAAGCCCTCTCTAGTTACGATTTCGTAGATTCCGAGGCCAAAAATAGATTGGAGAAGCTCAAAAAACAATTGGAGAATATCAAGAAGATTGAAAACTTCATAAACCGTTTCGGGGAGAGGTTTAAAGGGAAAAATCCTCTTAACTTCGACGAAACACTGGACCTCATCCACGAGTTTGAGGAGATAGAGACATTGGAGCATGGCCTCATGTCCGGCACTTTTGAAGAGTTGAGCCTCGACGATTTTCAAGAGATTTTGAGCGAAGAGGGATACAAATCAATCCTGGTTCTCCGGAACATCAAGTCATCGCTCGAGCAAACGGGTCTGGTTAAGATACGTGGACACTATACCGAACTCACGCCAAAAGGAATAAGGAAGGTTGGTGAGATCGCTTTGAGGGATATCTTCTCTTCCTTGAAGAAACATCAGTTTGGCGGGCACGAGACCAGGCAGCGGGGATTCGGGGCGATAAAGCCCGAAAACGTCAAGGAGTACGAATTCGGGGACCCGTTCAACTTAAACGTGGTCGGTACCCTTAAAAACTCGCTGGTCCGTCAAACCCGCGGAAGCCCGATAAAGGTCCATCCAGAGGATTTCGAAGTTTTTGACATGGAATACCACACCCAGTCCACCTCCGCATTACTGCTTGACCTAAGCTGGTCCATGAGTTTTCAGGGAAGATTTCCCGCGGCCAAGCGCGTTGCTCTGGCCCTCGACCACCTGATCAGGACGCAGTTCCCCAGGGATAATCTTTATATAGTCGGATTCTCTACCAGAGCTAGAACCCTTACCACCGAGCAGTTGACTACCATCACCTGGGATTCAAACGACCCGTTCACCAACATACAGGAGGCGTTGATACTGGCATCGAGGATGCTTTCACGACACAAGACCCCAAACAAACAGGTAATACTGATTACCGACGGCCAGCCCACAGCCTATTTTTTGGACGGATATCTTCAGGTAGAGCTCCCCATGTTTTTTGGAGGTCTAAGCCCCAGGGCAACCTTCGAGACCCTTAAGGAAGTGAAGCGACTAACCAGGAAGCAGATTACTATTAACACCTTCATGCTCGATGACAGCTCGTCTTTAAGAAGGTTTGTGGACGAGATGACCCGTATCAATAGAGGGCGCGCCTTTTTTACCACCCCAAGCCAATTGGGGAAGTATCTCTTAGTCGACTATTTGAAGAGAAAAAAGAAGATGCTGTAA
- a CDS encoding metallophosphoesterase encodes MPAKLLTFVSSVLLVFTACYIGNAVKSETIEKILNTPEETLRVWVLSDIQPRNRKEKKEFEEAIEDVNLNIPDVDLVIVAGDIEEDASEEDFDWYLATKPSSHVREWYEIAGNHDLKLNDGKGYKEKIREDFYYSFTKGNILFVLMSDEVRGKPTEISDETFEWWKNLVINNQDKIIVVVTHAPLEGSGIPFSIHPDRQIKDSRRFGDVLKKYKVDMWFSGHLHIPHSLAGNIERKDKYNGTIFVNVSSIRSELLGLKKSESRIVTFVCGSDKVYIESRNHSRRKFDRELGMVFELSKKYQCENSEKLKVGS; translated from the coding sequence TCCGTTCTGCTTGTTTTTACCGCATGTTACATCGGCAATGCGGTTAAATCAGAGACGATAGAGAAAATTCTCAATACCCCCGAGGAGACACTGAGGGTCTGGGTTCTTTCCGATATCCAACCCAGGAACCGGAAAGAAAAAAAGGAATTTGAAGAAGCGATTGAGGACGTTAACCTTAACATCCCGGATGTGGACTTGGTTATCGTTGCTGGAGATATCGAAGAAGACGCCAGCGAAGAGGATTTTGACTGGTACCTGGCCACAAAGCCGTCTTCCCATGTCCGGGAGTGGTATGAGATCGCCGGAAACCACGATTTGAAACTGAATGATGGGAAGGGCTATAAGGAAAAGATCAGGGAGGATTTTTACTATTCTTTCACCAAGGGCAACATCCTTTTCGTCCTGATGTCCGACGAGGTACGAGGCAAGCCTACCGAGATTTCAGACGAGACTTTTGAGTGGTGGAAAAATCTGGTGATAAACAACCAGGATAAGATAATCGTCGTCGTTACCCATGCTCCGCTGGAGGGAAGTGGTATCCCATTTTCTATTCATCCAGACAGGCAGATCAAAGACTCTCGTCGTTTTGGGGACGTATTAAAGAAGTACAAGGTGGATATGTGGTTCTCGGGGCATCTGCACATCCCACATTCTTTGGCCGGCAATATAGAGAGGAAGGATAAGTATAACGGTACCATATTTGTTAATGTCTCTTCAATTCGCTCCGAGCTTCTCGGTCTCAAGAAATCGGAATCGCGGATTGTAACCTTCGTCTGCGGCTCGGATAAGGTGTATATAGAATCCAGAAACCATAGCAGAAGGAAATTTGACCGAGAACTGGGAATGGTATTTGAGCTTTCTAAGAAATATCAGTGTGAAAATAGTGAGAAGCTGAAAGTTGGGAGTTAA